The Streptomyces sp. 135 sequence CGCCCTGGCGCCCTCCCTGCACCTCGGCATCGCCCGCGAGCTGGTCGACAGATGCGCGGACGCCGGACATTGGGAGGAGGCGGCCGACATCGCGTCCGGCATGCTGACCGCCGTGAACGTGCTGTACGACGCCCAAGTGACCGTCGAGAGCCGCCGGGGCGTCCTGGTGCAGGTGGACCGGCTCGCCCGCTGGACCGCCTTCCTGCTGGCCCGCGCGGGCCGGCCCGAGCGCGCGGTGGAAGCGCTGGAACGCGGCCTCGCCTGCGAGCTCTCGGTGGTGGCGGGGCGGGGAGCGGCCGACCTCGCGGAACTCGACCGCGTCGACCCCGTCGTCGCCCGCCGCTACCGCACCGCACGGGCCCGCTACAGCGCCCGCGCCACGGAACCGACCGCGACGGCACCCGGCGGCCCCGCCTCCGCGACGCGCGCACAGGCGGACGCCGAACGCGCCCTGCGCACCGTGGTCGAGGAGATCCGCGCCATCCCCGGCTTCGAGGACTTCCTGCGCACCACCGAACTGCGCGACATCGTCAAGGCCGCGGGCGGCAGACCGCTCGCGTACCTGGTCAACGCGCCCTGGGGCAGCTACGTCCTCGTGGTCACCGGCGCCGAACCCGCGGTGCGGGCCGTGCACGTCCCCGAGGTCAGCAGCGTCACCCTGCTGCACCTCCTGGTCATCGACCCGGACGAGGGCACCACCGGCCTGTGGCTCGCGCAGTACGGCACGAGGCTGGCCTGGCGGCGTACCTTCCCCGCCACGCTGGAACGCCTCACGGCCCTCGAACCCCTCATGCGCCCCCTCGCCGCGCTCCTCGCCGACGACCCGCGCAACGAGGCGGTCGTCGTCCCGACCGGCCTGCTCGGCCTCGTCCCGCTGCACGCCGTGCCGCTCGGCCCCGACCAGGTGGTCGACGACATCGGCACCGTGACCCTCACCCCGTCCGCGGCCGTCCACGCCGCCTCCCGGGCCCGCGCCGCCCGCCCGCCGCGCGCCGTGCCGCGCCTGGTGGCCGTCACCGACCCCGACGGCTCGCTCCCCGGCAGCCGCGGCGAACTCGCCGAGATCCAGGCGCTGTTCGCGCCGCGCGGCGAGGTCAGCCGCGCGGTGGGGGAGGAGGCCACGGTGGGCTGGGTGCTCGACCACCTCGCCGAGGCGTCGTACCTGCACCTGAGCTGCCACGGCAGCGCGGGCTCCGACAGCCGGGGCGGCTCGCTCGTCCTCGCCGACGGCCACCTGGACATGGACACCCTCGTACGGCACCAACTCCCGCTGTGCAGACTGGCGGTGGCGAGCGCCTGCCAGTCGGGGCACTACGGAATCATCGAGACGCCCGACGAGTTCCAGGGGCTCCCTGCCGCCTTCCTCCAGGCGGGCGCCGCCTGCGCGGTGACCGGCCTGTGGCAGGTGGACGACATGGCCACCGCGTTCCTGATGACGCGCTTCTACGAATTCCTCTGCCAGGCCGAGGAACCGGTACCGGTACCGGCACTGCGCCGCGCGCGCCGCTGGTTGCGCCGCCTCACGTGGGAGGAGTTCGCGCGGTACACGGACACGCACCCGCACCTCGCGGACCTCGCGGACCGGTACGCCGCCCACGCGAGGACGACGCAGGACCACCCGTTCGCCTCACCGGTCCACTGGGCGGCGTTCACCGCGTGGGGCGTCTGAGGGACGGACCTGATGTGCCGCTGGCCAGTGGCTCCGGCGCGCGCGGTGGATGGCGTACTCGACCTCCCCGCCCCGCCGCACGCATGTGGGGTGCTTTGACCTTCGGCCAGGCGCGGCAGACAGCGGGGGACGGCGTGAAGGCACTGGGCGACGGGGATCCAGCACGCATA is a genomic window containing:
- a CDS encoding CHAT domain-containing protein — protein: MDCPGCGARTAIDAPLLVLRPGVTAPLLLALSLTELRSGALPSAPVLLGEAGRAGAFRDTVFHGQVIPLPRRLLPVVLTRDLDRDLADPAAARAELAPQGEPTVDNYATFLHYLAEDREQTEVNGLLYAVLTSLPDQLRELLRTRPELTRDTKVRDAGRAELEAAAGAPFEPDLRRRQRLLEDLSDGRTPQEEALQRYFDSLRALGGDLREQLYALYETARTAEGTASIAPAREALALAADLGEEELEAEIAALLGERLVAAAHAGPDADLSEAVTLLEHALARLPEGSLEWVHTANNLASAHYARDDGDRLEVWLTACDLLARAGELDRRAHPEFWARIQTNYGLLLSERPGGDATDLGLGIRHIRAGLEERSPERSTVNWAYSMVNLGLLLQRRAEPDDLGEAERCYRDTLSHLAPGDDPALWAQAQYNLADLLLTRDPPDPYGARAAASAVLDLATEHPGPLDTGRVTWLLARSSDLIDGPDSAQSLRLRRAALAAVPPALAPSLHLGIARELVDRCADAGHWEEAADIASGMLTAVNVLYDAQVTVESRRGVLVQVDRLARWTAFLLARAGRPERAVEALERGLACELSVVAGRGAADLAELDRVDPVVARRYRTARARYSARATEPTATAPGGPASATRAQADAERALRTVVEEIRAIPGFEDFLRTTELRDIVKAAGGRPLAYLVNAPWGSYVLVVTGAEPAVRAVHVPEVSSVTLLHLLVIDPDEGTTGLWLAQYGTRLAWRRTFPATLERLTALEPLMRPLAALLADDPRNEAVVVPTGLLGLVPLHAVPLGPDQVVDDIGTVTLTPSAAVHAASRARAARPPRAVPRLVAVTDPDGSLPGSRGELAEIQALFAPRGEVSRAVGEEATVGWVLDHLAEASYLHLSCHGSAGSDSRGGSLVLADGHLDMDTLVRHQLPLCRLAVASACQSGHYGIIETPDEFQGLPAAFLQAGAACAVTGLWQVDDMATAFLMTRFYEFLCQAEEPVPVPALRRARRWLRRLTWEEFARYTDTHPHLADLADRYAAHARTTQDHPFASPVHWAAFTAWGV